One genomic region from Ptychodera flava strain L36383 chromosome 14, AS_Pfla_20210202, whole genome shotgun sequence encodes:
- the LOC139149614 gene encoding homeobox protein SIX6-like — MFQLPTLNFSPQQVASVCETLEESGDIERLARFLWSLPVAPGTCEALNKNESVLRARAVVAFHQGNFRELYNILENHKYTKESHAKLQAMWLEAHYQEAEKLRGRPLGPVDKYRVRKKFPLPRTIWDGEQKTHCFKERTRSLLREWYLQDPYPNPTKKRELAGATGLTPTQVGNWFKNRRQRDRAAAAKNRLQHQQQHSTQNSTSPNPITVDGATTLPGQPPKPRPLDPAHALLEATQNKPQTQTHV; from the exons ATGTTCCAGCTACCGACTCTGAACTTCAGCCCTCAGCAAGTTGCGAGCGTATGTGAAACGTTAGAGGAAAGCGGCGATATCGAGAGACTCGCCAGATTTCTGTGGTCGTTGCCAGTCGCTCCGGGAACATGCGAGGCGCTCAACAAGAACGAGAGCGTACTCCGTGCCCGGGCGGTTGTAGCCTTTCACCAGGGTAACTTTAGAGAACTCTACAATATATTGGAGAACCATAAGTACACCAAGGAATCACATGCCAAATTGCAAGCAATGTGGCTCGAAGCACACTACCAAGAAGCCGAAAAATTGCGTGGCCGGCCTCTAGGTCCCGTCGATAAGTACCGCGTACGGAAGAAGTTTCCGCTACCGAGGACAATATGGGACGGTGAACAGAAAACGCACTGCTTCAAAGAGAGGACACGGAGCTTACTTCGAGAGTGGTATCTACAAGACCCCTACCCGAATCCGACCAAGAAGAGGGAACTAGCCGGAGCAACTGGTCTAACACCAACTCAAGTCGGCAACTGGTTTAAGAACAGACGCCAGAGAGATCGGGCAGCGGCCGCCAAAAACAG GCTTCAACACCAACAGCAACACTCAACGCAAAATTCAACGTCGCCAAACCCAATAACAGTCGATGGTGCCACTACATTACCGGGACAGCCTCCAAAGCCACGGCCGCTAGACCCCGCGCATGCTCTCCTCGAGGCAACACAGAACAAGCCACAGACACAAACGCACGTGTAG